From one Pirellulales bacterium genomic stretch:
- a CDS encoding glycosidase, with translation MLRESKIPSLYTELFHRHPDNPILTAQDWPYPAHTAFNAGACQVGNETVLLVRVEDRRGHSHLTVARSNDGISNWQIDSKPSFLPDPANFSEEAWGVEDPRLTWVEERKEWIIAYTAFSPSGPLVSLAATKDFVTFNRLGPVMPPEDKDAAVFPRKFNGRYAMIHRPVSTGSSGAHIWLSFSPDLTHWGDHHILLHARRGAWWDANKIGLSPPPLETPEGWLMLYHGVRNTAGGCLYRLGLALLDLEDPCRVLHRSDEWIFAPEMPYERQGDVSGVVFPCGWILDQASGGIRIYYGGADTCIALAKAQLSDLLSYLRNCPAPSAKKRPGMTLLE, from the coding sequence ATGCTTCGAGAATCGAAAATCCCCAGCTTGTATACCGAGCTGTTCCATCGGCATCCGGACAATCCGATCCTTACCGCTCAGGATTGGCCCTATCCAGCGCATACCGCTTTCAACGCCGGTGCGTGTCAGGTGGGCAACGAAACTGTTTTATTGGTTCGCGTTGAAGATCGACGCGGTCATTCGCATCTGACAGTGGCCAGAAGCAACGATGGCATCTCGAACTGGCAAATTGATTCCAAACCAAGCTTTCTACCTGATCCCGCGAATTTTTCAGAGGAAGCTTGGGGTGTGGAAGATCCGCGACTGACATGGGTTGAAGAGCGCAAAGAATGGATTATTGCTTACACTGCATTCTCCCCCAGCGGACCATTGGTATCGTTGGCGGCAACCAAAGATTTCGTGACGTTCAATCGGCTCGGACCAGTCATGCCTCCCGAAGACAAGGACGCTGCTGTTTTTCCGCGGAAATTTAACGGCCGCTATGCGATGATTCATCGGCCGGTCTCCACTGGAAGCTCCGGGGCGCATATTTGGCTTTCGTTTTCGCCCGATCTCACGCATTGGGGCGATCATCATATCCTCTTGCACGCGCGGCGTGGTGCCTGGTGGGATGCAAACAAAATCGGTCTAAGCCCGCCACCCTTGGAAACGCCAGAAGGCTGGTTAATGTTGTATCACGGCGTTCGAAACACTGCCGGCGGATGTTTGTATCGCTTGGGGCTGGCGCTATTGGATTTGGAAGATCCGTGCCGCGTTCTTCATCGCAGTGACGAATGGATTTTTGCGCCCGAAATGCCCTACGAACGCCAAGGAGATGTGAGTGGAGTCGTGTTTCCATGCGGCTGGATTTTAGACCAGGCCAGCGGAGGCATCCGCATTTATTATGGGGGCGCCGACACCTGCATTGCGCTCGCCAAAGCACAACTTTCCGATCTGCTCAGCTATTTACGAAATTGTCCTGCACCTTCAGCAAAAAAACGACCTGGAATGACATTGTTGGAGTAA
- a CDS encoding ECF-type sigma factor translates to MIIDLRSEVTQILNAIDEGDINASAELLPLVYEQVRKLASQKIAQEKSGKRFSPWRCRFTH, encoded by the coding sequence ATTATCATTGACCTCAGGTCTGAGGTCACTCAAATACTCAACGCCATTGACGAGGGAGATATTAATGCGAGCGCAGAACTATTGCCGCTGGTGTATGAACAGGTGCGGAAATTAGCTTCACAAAAAATCGCCCAAGAAAAGTCAGGCAAACGCTTCAGCCCATGGCGCTGTCGGTTTACCCATTAA